One stretch of Paenibacillus sp. FSL R5-0341 DNA includes these proteins:
- the ileS gene encoding isoleucine--tRNA ligase, whose amino-acid sequence MQRVDVKEKARARELRVLDKWKTENTFKRSIENREGKPNFVFYEGPPTANGKPHIGHVLGRVIKDFVGRYNTMKGYRVVRKAGWDTHGLPVELGVQKKLGISHKWEIEDYGVEKFINECKASVFEYEQQWRDLTEGIGYWTDMDNPYITLDNNYIESVWNILATIHEKGLLYRGHRVSPYCPSCQTTLSSHEVAQGYKDVKDLSATAKFKLNDSGEFVLAWTTTPWTLPSHVALAVNPDMDYSRVRQGDEVYIMATNLVEKVMKDAKGEYEIIGALKGADLVGKTYDPPFNYVQAEKANIILGAGFVTDASGTGIVHMAPAHGEDDYRVCRENGISFVNMVDLEGKFVAEVTDFAGRFVKDCDIDIVRYLSENGRLFSKEKYEHSYPFCWRCDTPLLYYAMDSWFIQTTAIKDQLIANNSEVNWYPGHVREGRFGKFLEDLVDWNISRDRYWGTPLNIWVCEETGEQFAPHSIAELRARAVGDVPENLELHKPYVDDVKVMSSCGKYEMKRTPEVIDVWFDSGSMPFAQQHYPFENKEVFEQQYPADMICEGIDQTRGWFYSLLAVSTLLTGKAPYKAVMATGHVLDENGQKMSKSKGNVIDPWEVIEEYGTDAFRWALLSDSAPWNSKRFSKGIVGEAKSKMVDTLVNTHAFLTLYATIDGFDPQEHPFQLSAHKLDRWILSRLNSLILVVEKALLVNDYLNSSKAIEAFVDELSNWYIRRSRDRFWGSGLTEDKLDAYRTLTEVLVTTAKLVAPFTPMLAEDIYLNLATGESVHMEDYPVANEALIDAGLEQDMETARRVVELARNVRNETGIKTRQPLSELIVSLDKGFDLASYEEIIKEEINVKGIRTEHNDAEFVDFTLKLNLKVAGKKYGKNVGFLQNFFKGMSADETRKVVSEGVLNIVSPEGEELQVTSEELLVDKQAKSGFASASGYGLTVALNTEITPALEQEGWVREVVRAVQDTRKRLDLPIEKRVRLTLDVDASLQEAIQAFDDVLRENVLVTEVTFGSNESMERVEAGGKSIGIYIEA is encoded by the coding sequence ATGCAACGAGTTGACGTCAAAGAGAAGGCACGCGCCAGAGAATTACGTGTGTTAGATAAATGGAAAACGGAGAATACATTCAAACGATCCATTGAAAACCGGGAGGGCAAGCCAAACTTCGTATTTTATGAAGGGCCGCCTACAGCGAACGGAAAACCGCATATCGGTCACGTACTGGGACGCGTAATCAAGGATTTCGTTGGACGGTATAACACGATGAAGGGGTACCGTGTCGTTCGTAAAGCGGGCTGGGATACACATGGTCTGCCTGTAGAATTAGGTGTGCAGAAGAAGCTCGGCATCTCCCACAAGTGGGAAATCGAAGACTACGGCGTGGAGAAATTCATTAACGAATGTAAAGCGAGCGTATTCGAATATGAGCAACAATGGCGTGATCTGACCGAAGGTATCGGATATTGGACGGATATGGATAACCCGTATATCACCCTTGATAACAACTACATCGAGAGTGTATGGAACATCCTGGCGACGATCCACGAGAAAGGACTGCTGTATCGGGGTCACCGTGTGAGCCCGTATTGTCCTTCTTGTCAGACGACACTGAGTTCCCATGAAGTTGCACAAGGGTACAAAGACGTCAAAGACTTGAGTGCTACAGCGAAATTCAAACTGAATGACAGCGGTGAGTTTGTACTCGCTTGGACGACAACACCTTGGACACTGCCTTCACACGTTGCACTTGCGGTGAATCCGGATATGGACTACTCCCGTGTTCGTCAAGGTGATGAAGTGTACATCATGGCAACCAATCTGGTTGAGAAAGTCATGAAAGATGCCAAAGGTGAGTATGAGATCATTGGAGCACTGAAAGGTGCCGACCTCGTCGGCAAAACGTATGATCCTCCGTTCAACTACGTACAGGCTGAGAAAGCCAACATCATCCTGGGTGCAGGCTTTGTAACGGATGCAAGTGGTACGGGTATCGTACACATGGCTCCTGCCCATGGTGAAGATGACTACCGTGTATGCCGTGAGAATGGGATCAGCTTTGTGAACATGGTGGACCTGGAAGGTAAATTTGTGGCTGAGGTTACTGATTTTGCCGGACGTTTCGTGAAGGATTGTGATATTGATATCGTGAGATATCTTTCCGAGAATGGACGGTTGTTCAGCAAAGAAAAATATGAGCACAGCTATCCATTCTGCTGGCGTTGTGATACACCGCTTCTGTACTATGCAATGGACAGCTGGTTTATCCAAACGACAGCCATCAAGGACCAACTGATTGCTAACAATAGTGAAGTGAATTGGTACCCGGGTCATGTTCGTGAAGGTCGCTTCGGGAAGTTCCTTGAGGATCTGGTGGATTGGAACATCAGCCGTGATCGTTATTGGGGAACACCGCTGAACATTTGGGTGTGTGAGGAGACTGGCGAACAATTTGCTCCACACAGCATTGCTGAATTGCGTGCTCGTGCGGTAGGCGACGTGCCTGAGAATCTTGAATTGCATAAACCATATGTGGATGACGTTAAAGTCATGAGCTCTTGTGGCAAATATGAAATGAAACGTACACCGGAAGTGATCGATGTCTGGTTCGACAGCGGCTCCATGCCGTTTGCCCAGCAACACTATCCGTTTGAAAATAAAGAAGTATTTGAACAGCAATATCCTGCAGATATGATCTGTGAGGGGATTGACCAGACACGTGGCTGGTTCTACAGCTTGCTGGCGGTTTCTACCCTTTTGACAGGCAAAGCGCCTTACAAAGCGGTTATGGCTACAGGTCACGTTCTCGACGAGAACGGACAGAAGATGTCCAAATCCAAAGGTAACGTTATCGATCCTTGGGAAGTAATTGAAGAATACGGTACTGATGCATTCCGCTGGGCTTTGTTGTCTGACAGTGCACCGTGGAACAGCAAACGTTTCTCCAAAGGGATCGTAGGCGAAGCCAAATCCAAAATGGTGGATACGCTGGTCAACACCCATGCATTCCTGACGCTTTATGCTACTATTGATGGATTTGATCCACAGGAACATCCGTTCCAACTGTCCGCACACAAGCTGGATCGCTGGATTCTGTCGAGACTGAACAGCCTGATCCTGGTTGTAGAAAAAGCGTTGCTGGTTAATGACTATCTGAACTCTTCCAAAGCGATTGAAGCATTTGTCGATGAGTTGAGTAACTGGTATATCCGTCGTTCCCGTGACCGGTTCTGGGGAAGTGGCCTGACAGAGGATAAACTGGATGCTTACCGTACGTTGACTGAGGTACTGGTGACTACTGCGAAGCTGGTTGCTCCGTTCACACCGATGCTGGCAGAAGACATCTATCTGAACCTTGCAACAGGTGAGAGTGTGCACATGGAAGACTATCCGGTAGCGAATGAAGCGCTGATTGATGCAGGACTGGAACAGGATATGGAGACGGCTCGCCGCGTGGTCGAACTTGCTCGTAACGTTCGTAACGAAACAGGCATCAAGACACGTCAGCCACTGTCCGAATTGATTGTTTCCCTGGATAAAGGCTTTGACCTGGCAAGTTATGAAGAGATCATCAAGGAAGAGATCAATGTAAAAGGAATCCGTACCGAGCATAATGATGCGGAATTCGTTGACTTTACATTGAAGCTGAACCTGAAAGTTGCAGGTAAGAAATACGGTAAAAACGTAGGATTCCTGCAAAACTTCTTCAAGGGAATGTCAGCCGATGAGACGCGTAAAGTGGTTTCGGAAGGTGTACTGAACATCGTTTCACCGGAAGGCGAAGAGCTGCAAGTGACGAGCGAAGAATTATTGGTTGATAAACAGGCCAAATCAGGCTTTGCTTCAGCGTCAGGTTATGGTCTGACGGTGGCGCTTAATACCGAAATCACGCCAGCATTGGAACAGGAAGGCTGGGTCCGTGAAGTGGTTCGTGCTGTGCAGGATACCCGGAAACGACTGGACTTGCCGATTGAGAAAAGAGTACGTTTGACGCTGGATGTGGATGCATCCCTTCAGGAAGCTATTCAGGCGTTTGATGATGTATTGCGTGAAAATGTTCTCGTAACCGAAGTTACATTCGGCTCGAATGAGTCCATGGAACGTGTTGAAGCCGGAGGCAAATCGATCGGTATTTACATCGAAGCGTAA